The stretch of DNA CAGGAAGTCGAACTCCGGTTACTTGTTCCAACTGGGAAAGGCTACAATCTGTTGGGCTAGTCGGAAGCAGACCAGTGTCTCCTTGTCCAGTATGGAGGCCGAGTATATGGCTTTGTCGGAAGCGTGCCGTGAACTAGTTTGGCTTAGACAGATACTCGAAGAAATGGGAGAACACCAACGTAAACCTACTGTAGTCTTGGAGGATAATCGTAGCTGCATCGATTTCGTGGAGACAGACCGCAAATCTAGAAGATCCAAGCATATTGACACGAGGGTACACTATACCAAGGATCTCGTCGACAAAGGTGTGGTGACACTACAGTTTTGCTCGTCCGAGGAGATGACTGCGGACATTCTAACGAAGCCGCTAGGTGCAGTGAAACAGCAACGATTTGCATTAGCAATGGGGCTGGGCAGTGTTCCGGTTCCGTGACGTCGAGGAGGAGTGTTAGCTATAATAAAGTGGGGGCAATATTTATAGTAACGCCGCCACTACACCGCAATactggcaacattacagagagtGAAAAAAACGTGCAAGGAGCACTATTTAAATTACTTGTTAGTCTGCACATTATACGCCACGAATAAAGACGCATTTAGTTTATTATCTCGCgagttaaaacgttttttcatttCCGTTTGACACAATCACGTAATCCGGAATTATACCGAAATTCCGCTGGCCTGTTGGGTTGTCTAGTGTGTTCTGACGGTCCACTCTGTTGTCCCACACGATTCACATACAATATCCACGTCACGCTCATGTCACGTcgcgtcacgttacgtcaattattcttccatccaattcttatgaaaacattcacatatgccggcaacttcgacttgctgtgctggtgtatgtgaatgcttccataatggtgctcatacactgtttgaccgaagccaaatatttgactctttttgacagataaaatttggtcaacgtgtactgatcaaatatattctactcAAAATACgataagcaaatattcaattattggatgcctaacatattttttcagtctgttcttcag from Toxorhynchites rutilus septentrionalis strain SRP chromosome 3, ASM2978413v1, whole genome shotgun sequence encodes:
- the LOC129773848 gene encoding uncharacterized protein LOC129773848 → MVMDAKGSSIPLDTGYYRSRVDSRLLDSNEDYHSLVGALLYVAINTRPDIAASVSILSRQVSRATETDWVELKRVVRYLVKTAEYKLKLLPTESEQLVLTGYCDADWSADPSDRKSNSGYLFQLGKATICWASRKQTSVSLSSMEAEYMALSEACRELVWLRQILEEMGEHQRKPTVVLEDNRSCIDFVETDRKSRRSKHIDTRVHYTKDLVDKGVVTLQFCSSEEMTADILTKPLGAVKQQRFALAMGLGSVPVP